CACTTGCCTCAGAATCCCCCAGGGCCCTCATCAGAGAACAGATGCTCCGGCCCTCCCAGGTCAGGGCAGGGGGCTCAGAAAGCCTTGACGCGGGTGTGAGCAGCGGGCCTGGACCCTGCCCCTCTGACGCCCTCCTGCCACCTGGCCTTCCCAAGCCATCCGTGTGGGGGCTGAATTCCCTGGCATCCCTGACCACAGCTATACCTTCCTTTGCCTGCCCACCCGGGGCCCGGATTTCCAGGTCACGTGTGTGTCCATCTGTCTGCCAGCCAATTCCCTCCGCTGGCCAGTACCATGGGGTCCACACTGGGACTGTCCTTGTTGCAGCTCAAATAGTGAGTGAAAGCAGATCCTGGATGTCTCTGGCTCTTTCTCTGGAGTTCTCTGCTCAGACTGGAACACCAGGAGCTCAGCGCCTACCTCCGGACTGCAGCCCCGTTGCCCAGGTCCCTACACCAGGGCAGAACGAGCCTGTCCAGCTCTGCTCCGTGAGCCTCAGGGGCTGGGAGCCTCTGGGCCCTGCTTCACCCAGGCCACAGCCttgaccccacctcccacctcctagTTGGGCAGTGTGGTAGCACTGGAAAACATGGATCTGGAGAGTCAGATcagcttgggttcaaatcccagttctccTTCTTACTAGCTCATTCAATCTGGTGATTTCAACAAAATGAGGACAATAATTCCTGCCTGGAAGGACTGTCAGAATTTTATTTATCAAACACTTCCACAGCATccactgtgtgcccagcactATTCTAAACACTTAACTGCTTGCTTCATCCTCCCAACAATCCTCAGACATCAGTGCTAGCTGTCATCTCCATTTTGATGACGCAAACTAAGGCACCGAAAGGGCAAGTAACTTGCCTGGGGTGACACAGACATTTAGTGggagaaccaggatttgaaccaggcAGCCTGGGCCCAGAGCCCACGCCCTTAACCATCCAGCCCTACAGGTGAGAGCACCGAGAGTCTACTGCACAAATCAGGGGATGAATCAGTCTGATTTCTCTCATCTCTCCCCTTCGACCACCTCCCTCTGTGGTCCCCAGATGCCTGGCTCCAAGGCTCCTGCCCTAAACACCTGGTCCCAGGGCGTCCCTGGGCCTGTCTCAACTGGCGCTCAAAATCTCCCTGAGTGAAAGTGTTCTTCTGGTCCAGATAGCCAGGGTGGATGAGTAgaggatggacagaggagtaGGGCAACAACCCAACACCTTCACTGGCCAGTCCTAGaagcctggggcttccccagATGATGGCTTCCTAGCAGTTCCCACCCATAATTCCTACCTGTCCCTGTGACTGTGTGTAGTCATTCCTGTCTGCAGCCTCTGAGCACAGAGAAGAGAGACTTGGGGGAACAGGAGTTCAGGGTCTGCAGCCTTTCCAGCTGATTCAGATGGCTCAGCCTTGTGGGCATAAGCACCGGGTTTCGCTGTTTGGCAGTGATGTTGGTATTAATAGTTATCACAGGAGGGAGTGCTACTGGCATCCACTGGGTAGAAGCTAGAGATCTTACAATgcatgtgggttgccatttcctcctccagggaattttcctgacccagagatcgaagccgcctctcctttgtctcctgcattgcaggcggattctttaccagtgagccaccggagaagccctttcactttcacagcaagGATTTTTCCAGCCTAGAATGTCCACAGTACTATAGTTAAGAAACCCTGCTCTGGAGGCTGCCGGGTCTGAAGCCCAGTGGTGGCCTGCTTTCTGACTTGTGGGACCCCGGCAAGTGTGTAACCTCAGTGAGTGGCCTCATCGGTAAATGGAAACAGCGACGGGACAGAGCTGGTATCCAGCGGGTGTTCAAAGTGTCCATTtccagccctccccaccctggtGTCCCATCAGACCAGACGATGAGCAGAGCCCATAGGAAGCTCTGGCTCAGCTTCACAGCCACgcaccctcccttcctctctgggAGTCTCCCGCCCTGTATCAGCCCCTGGGGAACTCCCCAGGGTGGAGGGGGATATCTGGACTTAGTCTGGGTTCCCTGAGAAGCTGACCCTGAGACAAAGCTTCAAGGGAAGTGGTTCTTTTGGAAGGTAATCCCTGGAGACCAAGGGGGAGTCCGAGAGTGAGTACGGGAAGGGAGGCGGCTAATAAAGAATGCTCCATGAAGCCAGTGACCACAGTGGACCACTAGGGTGCATCCCTCTGGGCTCCCCAGTTACCCCATCAGTCACTGGTTGAGGGAGGCTGGGTGGGGGAGAGGATCTGCACTCCAGCCACGTCCTGCTTGCCATGAACAGCTCAGAGCAGGTCCTAGTGCTGGCGAAAGCCCTCAGACAACGGGAAGTGAGGCCCAtggggaggtgggcagagcaCCCAAGCATCGTCTGAGCACGTCTTCCATACCAGGCCGGGGCCGGGTCCTTTACATACCTCCCGACACTTCCTCCAGCTAGTAAGTGTCAGCCCTGTGCAggaagaaatgtctctgctttgctaACATGTATCTTGTGCTCAGTACGGTGCCTGGCACCCCGGAGGTGCTCAGTAAATCACTGCTGCGTGATTGAATGACCGCCAGCAACACTGAGGGGTGAGTGTGACTATCTCTGTGTTAATGAAGGGGCCATGGAGGCTCAGAGACGGCGAGGGATTTACAAAAGATCCCGCAGGTTACACTAAGGGAGCTCGCGTTCACGTGCAGTTCTGCTGGATCTCAACGCCCGGGCATCAGTGCCGACGCTGAGGCCAATAACCCCTCAAGGGCAACCACCTCGGCATGCAGAGCACCTCCACTTTCATCTTCTTGTCTGGTCCCTGAACGTGGGGTAACGAGTGCAGGCTGGAGGCCACATCGCCTGGCTTCAAACCCCAACTGGGACACTTACTGTGAGACCTTGGGCAGATTACTTAATCTCCCTGAGTTGCTCCCCCTGTAAATGAGGGAAATGGCTGGCCGTCCCTATCTGTAGGATGGCAGGGTTAGAATGGCGTCTGGCACACGGCAAGCGTGTGGTGAATGTCACCGAGGGGAGGTGATAGATAGTTctcggagagagagagagcgaggaCAGCATCCCTCTAGCCATCACAGTTAGCTCTTAACATCTTATTTGGTCTGAAGACCACATCCGCCACCCCACCACTGAGGCAGGATGACTGGGCAGTATACATACCTCCAGGATGTTCTCAAGCAAATGCTGAGGCTCCAGCCTGTGTAAGAACACCTGCTCTATCCCACGGGGCCATCTCCCACATCTGTTATGCTCAAATGTGGAGTTTTCCGTGTGTATAAATACACAACTCCATTCTTTCGGGGGGGATGGTGCCAATACCCTGATAAACATGAGATACACAGATATATACCAAGTTATAGCCCCACCATCCATTGCCCCTCtctctatcacacacacacaggcccatGCATACCCTCCCTGGCTTGGCAGGGCAGCCCTGACCGTGTTTCCAGCTAACACAAGAGCCGCCCCCCTCCGCAAACCCTTACTGCCTTGCTTGAGCCTCCCTCACAGCCCCCCGGCCCCTCGCCTCTCTGGGGTCTGGAACTTGTTCCAGATAATGAAACCCAGTTGCCAGGTGCAGCCCAGCACCCCACCTCCTCTGACTCCCTGCTCCTGAGGCCCAGGTGCACCCCTCCAGAGCCAGGCTGCACAGAGTCACCCCAGGTTCCCGGAGGTGCTGGGGTCCCAGCAGTCAACGGCCAGAGGACCACAGGCAGAGAGACAGGGCTGGACGTCACCCTCCCTGCTGGCGTGTGCTGTTCTAACCCAGCCCACCCTGGGCCCACCGTGGAGACCTCCGAGCACGCCCTCCAACACCAGGGCTGGCTTCAGGCTGTGTGACCTGTATACCTGCGCCAGGCTTATTGCTCTGCTGCTGCCATCTCAAAACGCTTAGAGAACCCACACTGTCGTTCTGCATGGGGCCACTGCTACCGGGCACCCTGTAGTTACTGACACATTCCAGGTCCTAGCATCATCCTCACTTCCCAGAGGAGGCAGCCAAggatcagagaggtgaagtaacttgctcGGGGTTACACagggtgcttttgaactgtggtgttggagaagactcttgaaagtcccttggactgcaaggagatccagccagtccatcctaaaggaaatcagtcctgaatattcattggaaggactgatactgaagctgaaactccaatactttggccacctgatgtgaagagctgactcatttgaacagaccctgatgctgggaaaaattgaagatgggaggagaaagggacgacagaggatgagatggttggatggcatcaccgactcaatggacatgagtttgagtaaactccgggagttggtgatgcacagggaggcctggcgtgctgcagtccacagggtcgaaagagtcggacacgactgagtgactggactgactgactgactgacatagGGGGTTGGCAGATCAGGTCTGGAGGCAGATGATCCGGCCGGAGAACCCGTGCTCTCAACTCTTGTGCTTTGCCAGCTCCAGGCAGGGGCTGCACCCTCTGGCTCACTGCCTGCCACTCCAGAATGGGTGCAGAATGTGTCAAATGATCAAACCACTAGAGCAGGATGCCCTGCTTTTCTCATCCATCCTTCCGTTTGGTCCTTGCATCGAGTGAGGTGAGAGTGGCAGGGGAGAGGTGAGGACACCGAGATCCAGCGAGGAGGCTGCAACCTGCCTGGGGCAGCTGAGCAGCCGCGCCTCTGGGCCCCCGTTCCTGACCCTCCCTCTTTCCATCACCTCGCTTGCCAGTGGTTCCAGCCTCTCAGAGCGAGAAGGATGGTCTGGAGGGGGAACAAAGGGCACAGTCAAGGTGTGCGGAGGAGCCCAGGTGCCGGAGGTGGCAGAGGGCAAGGTGAGACCTGGCAGGTGAGACCTTtcaaccccccaggctcctcctgcaGTCCAGGCCCTGCTGCCGGGTAACTGGCTGGACGGTGGACAAGGACTGAATTGACAAGTACCACacccccaacatacacacacacacatgcatgatgCTGCCCTGGACAGCATCCCTGGGGAAGCTCCTTCCTCTGTGTCCAGTCCTTCATCTCAGCCTGTGCTCTGACAAAGCACCTCCTCCAACCATGGGTGAGTCCCTGCTGCCGCAGCATAAGCatccccagctctgccctgagGATGGATCCTTCCTGCAAGACAGTCCTTGCAGCAGAGCAGCTGCCCTCTCTCGGTTCTTCTCTCTTGGCCAGTTCTAACCTCCATCACCCTCTTGCAGCTGCAAGCCCCCAACTCCCCTCTGCCCTACCCCAAGGTCTTCCCTTGCCAGCCAAGGAGGTGGTGGGTGCCAGGGTTAGGTGCCCAGAGCCTGGAGAATTAAGCAAAGCTGGGTTTGTATCCTGACTGATGAGTTACTGGATCCACTGTCAGTTTCCTTGCCTATCAAATGAGGACAAAAAGACTAGGAGCACAAAATGCTAGGCCCTGTGGCTGTTTGGGTGGCGTTTTGCTCCTAACCAGAGtagaagatgggcttccctggtaaaaaTCTGTAAAGAATTctgtccgcaatgcaggagacccaggttctatccctcggTTGGAAggataccttggaggaggaaatggcaacctacttcagtattctggcctgggaaatcccatggacaaaagagcctggcgggctacagtccatgggctcgcaaagagttggacaccactgagcaggcATGCCAGGATCTATACTAGGGCTGGGAATGTGACTTTGGCTCTGAAATAACTCTTCTTCTAGGCTGGCCTTGGGGGAAGATCTGGCAAGCATactaaaaataattacaatataaAGCCGTAGGTACAATACTAAAGCATTTGTGCCAAATAGCTAGAAAAATGCcaattcaattaattaattttatttccactgTCATCTCCACCCATGAGGTGGGACTGGCCAGAGGCTGTTCAGTTCCTCTGGATTTGTCTTCAGCAGTGGCTCCCAACGGCGGGTGGGAGGGCGGGTATCTCTCAGGGAAAGATGTCTGGTTCTGttgagggggtgggggacaggtgCTACAGGCACTCAgtaggtagaggccagggatactGCTAGACATTCTACAATGTTACAGCACAGAACTGTACAACCCCAAAATGACTGCAGTGTGAAGGCTGAAAACCCTTGGTCTATAGGATGTACTCTCAACAAGGGCAAAAGTTAATATCGGGaagaggcaaaaaaataaataaaattgaagtatTACAGTGGTTTGTAACACTCCAAAGGGCCATAGTGCATAAACAGACGGTATGGGGGGAGGTACTTAGAACAAAATAGAGTCTAAAAAAATCCCCTTAGGAGGGAGggcagctgtgaaaaaaagatggATAAACAGCGGTCCACAGAGACCCCCTTAAAAtgcagtgtgtgcatgctaagtcgcttcagtcatgtccaactctttgggaatccatggattgtagcccgccaggctcctctgtccatgggcttctccaggcaggaatactggagtgggttgccacgccctcctccaggggatcttcccgatccagggatcgaacttgtgtctcctgtggctcctgcattgcaggtggattctttaccactgagccaccagggaagccccaaaacagtGGTGGGAGGTTTCTTCTTCCCATTGCCTCTGGAGCCACCTCAGCAACCTGGGCACCAAGAAGGTCCCAAGCTGGGGCTCTCTCACTTCACAGCGCTCTCCTGTACCCACCTCCGGCCCTCAGTCTGGAAAAGGAGGACCACTCTGGCCACCTCCTGGAAGCCAGTCACAGGGGAAGGGCAAGACCCCTACCATACAGGCCTGCTCCTGCAAACCCCGGAACGAGTCTGGCAGGTTCTGGTCCCATGGAATGAGTGTCCACTGCAGTCCAGAGGGAACGGCTGGGTTGCAGATCCCTAGGGATGGAAGGACAGGGTTTTAACAGACAGTGATTTCTCTCCCTgcggctcagaccgtaaagaatccacctgcaatgcgggagacctgggtcccatccctgggtcgggaagatcccctggaggagggcatggcaacccactccagtattcttgcctggagaatccccatggacagaggagcctggcgggctacagtccatggggttgcaaagagtcagacacgactaagcacagcacagaaactACTCTTGGTCTCACTCCTCTGTCTTCAATCTTATCCAAAGTCCACTCATAGGCCCCCTTGCTCCCAGAAAGCGTTCCTCTACCTCTTACTGGTCTCTTCTGATTGTCCAAGCACCTAGTAATACAAAGGTCCCACCCACCAGTTGGAGGCCCCCACTTACGACCTcagtcagttctgttcagtcgcccagtcgtatctgactctttgcgactccatggactgcatgcagcacgccaactgtccatcaccaactcccggagtttactaagtcatgtccatcgcgtcggtgatgccatccaaccatctcatcttctgtcgtccccttctcctcctgccttcagtcttttccagcatcagggtcatacTACCACACCTTCTCTCAATTCACACCCCGAAGGACTCAAATCCTTTGCAGATCTGGCTGAAGAGGCTGCACCGGGGCGGGGTAGCTGGACCGTCGGAACCTCAGCAACCGCCGCACGCCGGCCCGCAAAGGGCGGTGGTCCTCGCCGACCCTCCTCTCGGAGCGCGCCCGGGGCCGGCACAGCTGCCGGCGAGCTTTGCTCAGGGCCAGGCAGCCGCGGGGACGCGGCGGGCGGACGGGAGAAGAAACCTGACGGCTCCGGGGTAACTCCGCGCCCCACTCCACCCAGAAGTGAAGTTTCTCCCCGGGGGTGGGGGCCCCCGCAGGTCGGGCGCAGCGGGCCAGCGCCGGGTGCTTGGGGACGTAGGTGCCGGGCCCCGGTTGCCCGCCCTCGGGGGCCGGGGGAGCAGGGACCGCGCGCGCCCCGCCGCTCACCTCCGCCAGCTTCGCGCGGCTCCGGCCGGGGCCCCGCCCGCAGAACCGCGTCAAGGAGGAGCCCCGCGCGGCCGGGAGACACCGTAACCTCGCCCTCCCGAGGAGGCTCCGCCCGGGACCCCGCGCCTCCCGGCCGGCTCCGCCCAGTGTGCGGTCTCGCGGCCTCGCCTCCTGCGGGCGCGCGAGCGCGGGGCCGGCGCGCGGGCCGGCGGCTCCGCGGGGGCGCGCGGCTCGCGGGGCGCTCAGGTCCCGGCCCGGCGGGGGCGCCCGCGCGGCTCTCCCTGACGGCGCCCTGGGGTGTCTCCCGCCCTCCCCGGAGGACTGGCCGCCCGCGCTCGCGGACGCGTCTTGGGCCAGCGGGAGGCTCCCTGTGATCCGCCGTCTCTCCGCCCTCGGTCCCCGCCGCGGTCGCCTTCGCAGCCCCAAGCGAATTCCTGTTCGGGGGAAGTGGCGGCCTCACGGCCGCGCTCTCCAGTCCTCCCCTGCGACACCTCCCCGGGCGCTCGGTGGGCCACGCCGGGGCTCACGGACCTCCAGGGCCTCGCGGGCAAGGGACGCGCCGCAGCCCAAGACGCGGGAGCCTTCAGATTTTGGGCAAATGTGCCCCAAACCAAGGGAGGTTGGCTTGGGGAAGGAAGGCCTAGAAATCACTCCCCCAGGGCTCCCCCAGCTCCCTTGCGGGAGGTGGAGACCTGAAAAACACCTGCTACTCTGCACCCAATTTCCGCCCCATGCTGTTGAGCACTTCAAGAACCAGGAGACAGCTGAGACTCGGATGTGAGCATCAAGTCCCAGGACAGCAGCTAGCCACGTTTGAGGGAGTGGTCGGAAGATCCTGCTCTGCCCTGTCATCCTGGGTAAAAGAGTGGGGCCACCCAGGCCCTCCAGCCAGGCACTCCTGCAGGATCCTCCCGTGTAGAGCGTCCCAGTCGGCTTGTGATAACGATCAGAAACTCTGAGTGGCAGTGACGATTTTAGAGGCCTGGATGGGGCTGTTAGGGACTGTGAGCCCCGAGACACAGGGCAGGTGGGGTGGGTTTGGAACAGGTAGTGAggagccatcagttcagttcagttcagttcagtcgctcagcatctccgactctgcgaccccatgaaccgcagccagccaggcctccctgtccatcaccaacgcctggagtccacccaaacccttgtccattgagctggtgatgccatccaaccatctca
The Cervus canadensis isolate Bull #8, Minnesota chromosome 6, ASM1932006v1, whole genome shotgun sequence genome window above contains:
- the LOC122444325 gene encoding putative hydro-lyase KRH_21160, which codes for MGRKLGIRLGLRRRPRRGPRAERRRITGSLPLAQDASASAGGQSSGEGGRHPRAPSGRAARAPPPGRDLSAPRAARPRGAAGPRAGPALARPQEARPRDRTLGGAGREARGPGRSLLGRARLRCLPAARGSSLTRFCGRGPGRSRAKLAEGSATQPFPLDCSGHSFHGTRTCQTRSGVCRSRPVWSWPPQIPALPEKRRRPLLLSRAHLQAGPCQHKRRALPESAPLVLDKTPSPGTLEGTPLLLELQKLPGLANTDLSALNPNIQVRATGAAMSPEDSWREVGLNSSALKSGISSCIPWRMGVLCRSDKVTPMPHLWSRRSRASSLSADHHVALPAFIA